A region of the Synechococcus sp. PCC 7502 genome:
TGGTTCCCTAGCAACAGCATGGCAAGCATCGGGGCAGGAATTAGCAGAAGTTGAAGGCTTAGGCTCTCAAACTATAGAGGGTATAATTTCATCTCGATCTAAAATTGATCCCCGTGAACTTATTGATCTGCATACAGTTAAAAATCCTCATTTCTGGACTCCTGCCGACTCGAAATATCCCCAACTACTATGGGAAATACCCGATCCGCCCCCAGTTTTGTATTATCAGGGAAATATACAGACTTGGGCAGAAGAGTCAGCGATCGCTATCATTGGCACTAGAAATCCTAGTAGCTATGGACGCAAGTGGGCAAAAAAAATTGCGAGGGCTTTAGCAGAGAGTGGTTTTGTCGTGGTGTCTGGTTTAGCGGAGGGCATTGATGCTGAATCTCATCACAGTTGTTTAGAAGTGGGGGGAACTACATTAGCAGTGGTTGGTACGGGTGTAGATCGAATTTATCCCCCTAAGCATCTTCAGCTATATCAAGAGGTTCAGCGATCAGGCTTAGTGATTAGCGAATATCCGCAAGGCACAGGTCCCGAAAAATCCCATTTTCCCCAACGTAATCGCATTATTGCAGGTTTATGCAGAGCAAGTATTGTGATTGAAGCTCCCAGCCGATCAGGGGCTTTGATTACTGCTCACCAAGCCAACGAATATGGGCGAGATGTCTATGCTCTACCCGGCTCCTTAGA
Encoded here:
- the dprA gene encoding DNA-processing protein DprA; this encodes MERAYWLAWSTIPRIGSVLLKRIYQRFGSLATAWQASGQELAEVEGLGSQTIEGIISSRSKIDPRELIDLHTVKNPHFWTPADSKYPQLLWEIPDPPPVLYYQGNIQTWAEESAIAIIGTRNPSSYGRKWAKKIARALAESGFVVVSGLAEGIDAESHHSCLEVGGTTLAVVGTGVDRIYPPKHLQLYQEVQRSGLVISEYPQGTGPEKSHFPQRNRIIAGLCRASIVIEAPSRSGALITAHQANEYGRDVYALPGSLDIEQAHGCLQLINRGAQVILGIDELLESLGAMPQLDIGIDLNLHSESNAQKLTKKGSSKKTAIATPELDLSTLDPFQQKIMQVLSFDELKSLDRLVLESGLTSSEVSLALLQLEMNGAIAQSAGMRYSRLL